TTTGAGGGGGGGAGGGAGTGCGGGGCTCTTCACCGGCAAACCGGGTACTGCGCTGTGTAGGGAGGGGAGGGCAGAAACAAATACGACCTCTGTTAGAGGCCGTATTCGGTGCAGCTAAGACGTGTGCGCAAGGCGGGTCTTATTTGCGGTCTTCCAGCTTGGTGATGTCGCGCGACTCGTAGCCGGTGTACAGCTGACGTGGACGGCCGATCTTGTAAGGGCTGGAGAGCATTTCTTTCCAGTGGGAGATCCAGCCGACGGTCCGCGCCAGGGCGAAGATCACGGTGAACATGCTGGTTGGAATGCCGATCGCCTTGAGGATGATCCCCGAGTAGAAGTCGACGTTCGGGTACAAGGAGCGTTCGATGAAGTACGGATCGGTCAGGGCGATCTCTTCCAGGCGCATCGCCAGTTCGAGCTGAGGATCGTTGTTGATGCCGAGCTCTTTCAGGACTTCGTCGCAGGTCTGCTTCATCACGGTGGCGCGCGGGTCGCGGTTTTTATACACGCGGTGACCGAAGCCCATGAGTTTGAACGGATCGTTCTTGTCCTTGGCCTTGGCGATGAACTTGTCGATGTTCGATACATCGCCAATTTCGTCGAGCATGGTCAGTACAGCTTCGTTGGCACCGCCGTGGGCAGGGCCCCAGAGCGCGGCGATACCGGCAGCGATACAGGCGAACGGGTTGGCGCCCGAAGAGCCGGCCAGGCGCACGGTGGAGGTCGAGGCGTTCTGTTCGTGGTCGGCGTGGAGGATGAAGATCCGGTCCATTGCCTTGGCCAGTACCGGGCTGATCGGTTTGATCTCGCACGGGGTGTTGAACATCATGTGCAGGAAGTTTTCCGCGTACGACAGGTCGTTGCGCGGATACATCATCGGCTGGCCCATGGAGTACTTGTAAACCATCGCAGCCAGGGTCGGCATCTTGGCGACCAGGCGCACGGCGGAAATTTCGCGGTGCTGCGGGTTATTGATGTCCAGGGAGTCGTGGTAGAACGCCGACAGGGCGCCGACTACGCCACACATCACCGCCATCGGGTGAGCGTCGCGGCGGAAGCCGTTGAAGAAGCTCTTCAGCTGCTCGTGAACCATGGTGTGGTTCTTTACGGTGCTGACGAACTGAGCCTTTTGTTCGGCGGTGGGCAGTTCACCGTTGAGCAGCAGGTAGCAGGTTTCCAGATAGTCCGACTTTTCAGCCAGTTGTTCGATCGGGTAGCCGCGATGCAGCAGAATGCCGTTGTCGCCGTCGATGTAGGTGATTTTCGACTCGCAGGAGGCGGTCGACATGAAACCCGGGTCAAAAGTGAAGCGGCCCGTGGCCGTCAGGCCCCGAACATCGATTACATCGGGACCAACGGTGCCGGTTAAAATGGGCAGCTCGACGGGGGCTGCGCCCTCGATGATCAACTGCGCTTTTTTGTCAGCCATGTGGCCTCCTATTTATGCTTGAAATCATCAGACAGACCCCCCACGCAGGGCCCGCACCACTATAGTGAGATAAATCTGAATGTCAATTTGCCTAAAGTCTTGTCCCAGAAGGCTTTGGGAGGGATTTTTTAGCGAAATTCACCGCCATTTACGCCTTTTATATGGCTAACGCAATCAGCTATTAGGGGAAGGCGTTTGCGTTGTCATTAGTAGCCTAACTGTCTATACTCGGCCACCGACCTCCGTAGGCTTCTGGGCCCGCTTTATTGGGGGTCGCACTCCCTGGGTAGTGGTTACCTGACCAGTGCACTCCCCAACAACTTTGCCCTGATTGTTAGGGGCTCTTCAGTGTGAAAAAAAGCCGTGAATAGCCAACGACCTGTAAACCTAGACCTAAGGACCATCAAACTCCCCATCACCGGCGTTACGTCGTTTCTTCACCGTGTTTCCGGCATCATCCTCTTCCTGGGCATCGGCATCATGCTTTATGCATTGAGCAAATCCCTGGGTTCCGAGGAAGGCTATGCCGAGGTGAAGGCGTGCTTGACCAGTCCGCTGGCCAAATTCGTTGCATGGGGCCTCCTGTCCGCCTTGCTGTATCACTTGGTGGCCGGTGTACGCCATCTGATTATGGACATGGGCATCGGTGAGACGCTGGAAGGCGGCAAGCTGGGCTCGAAAATCGTTATCGCCGTATCCGTGGTGGTAATCGTTCTGGCGGGAGTTTGGATATGGTAACCAGCGTTACGAACCTGTCGCGTTCGGGCCTTTATGACTGGATGGCACAACGTGTGTCTGCGGTCGTTCTCGCGGCTTATTTCATTTTCCTGATCGGATACCTCGTAGCGAATCCGGGCATTGACTACACCCAGTGGCATGGCCTGTTCGCAAACAACTGGATGCGTATCTTCAGTCTGCTGGCCATGGTGGCCCTGGGCGCTCACGCCTGGGTCGGCATGTGGACCATCTCGACTGACTACCTGACGCCGATGGCGCTGGGCAAGTCGGCGACAGCAGTGCGTTTCCTTTTCCAGGCAGTATGCGGCGTCGCGATGTTCGCTTACTTCGTCTGGGGTGTGCAGATTCTCTGGGGTATCTGATTCATGGCTAACATTCCAACCATTTCTTTCGACGCCATCATCATTGGCGGCGGCGGCGCCGGCATGCGTGCCGCACTGCAGCTGGCCCAGGGTGGCCACAAGACTGCCGTGATCACCAAGGTGTTCCCGACCCGTTCGCACACTGTGTCTGCCCAGGGCGGCATCACCTGCGCGATCGCCTCGGCGGACCCGAACGATGACTGGCGCTGGCACATGTACGATACCGTCAAGGGTTCCGACTACATCGGTGACCAGGACGCTATCGAATACATGTGTCAGGAAGGCCCGGCTGCGGTCTTCGAACTGGACCACATGGGTCTGCCGTTCT
This genomic stretch from Pseudomonas sp. Os17 harbors:
- the sdhD gene encoding succinate dehydrogenase, hydrophobic membrane anchor protein, with the translated sequence MVTSVTNLSRSGLYDWMAQRVSAVVLAAYFIFLIGYLVANPGIDYTQWHGLFANNWMRIFSLLAMVALGAHAWVGMWTISTDYLTPMALGKSATAVRFLFQAVCGVAMFAYFVWGVQILWGI
- the gltA gene encoding citrate synthase translates to MADKKAQLIIEGAAPVELPILTGTVGPDVIDVRGLTATGRFTFDPGFMSTASCESKITYIDGDNGILLHRGYPIEQLAEKSDYLETCYLLLNGELPTAEQKAQFVSTVKNHTMVHEQLKSFFNGFRRDAHPMAVMCGVVGALSAFYHDSLDINNPQHREISAVRLVAKMPTLAAMVYKYSMGQPMMYPRNDLSYAENFLHMMFNTPCEIKPISPVLAKAMDRIFILHADHEQNASTSTVRLAGSSGANPFACIAAGIAALWGPAHGGANEAVLTMLDEIGDVSNIDKFIAKAKDKNDPFKLMGFGHRVYKNRDPRATVMKQTCDEVLKELGINNDPQLELAMRLEEIALTDPYFIERSLYPNVDFYSGIILKAIGIPTSMFTVIFALARTVGWISHWKEMLSSPYKIGRPRQLYTGYESRDITKLEDRK
- the sdhC gene encoding succinate dehydrogenase, cytochrome b556 subunit produces the protein MNSQRPVNLDLRTIKLPITGVTSFLHRVSGIILFLGIGIMLYALSKSLGSEEGYAEVKACLTSPLAKFVAWGLLSALLYHLVAGVRHLIMDMGIGETLEGGKLGSKIVIAVSVVVIVLAGVWIW